In a genomic window of Scomber japonicus isolate fScoJap1 chromosome 17, fScoJap1.pri, whole genome shotgun sequence:
- the LOC128377487 gene encoding NACHT, LRR and PYD domains-containing protein 12-like, with the protein MKKEEEEEDGAESVLSSCLSMKSDRSRGFPLNFSNEPGPSDTKDSEEEEDGAESVISSCLSMKSDRSKDDVLLFSDEPGPSDTKERKRSDVPMEEQLSCCSLCQDVLKDAVSTSCGHWFCRQCITSYWDQSDSPGDSSCPQCAERSRTRSELQTDCQTSTGPCSGLQEVLDEHQISLSSTFECVTQGTDEAGSEILLISIFTEVHITEGQSEEVNTQHEVWQLETASKMKTLHDTPIKCQDIFKVLPDQQKHIRVVLMNGVAGVGKTFLVQKFTLDWAQRSENQDISLLIQFSFRALNLIKDKQYSLIMLIRVFYPTLQKLTAETLAVCKVLFIFDGLDESRLSLDFNNRKVVSDVTQKSSVSVLLTNLFMGKLLPSALIWITSRPAAANQIPPSCVDRVTEVQGFTDEQKEEYFKKRFSDEEQSSRIISHIKTSRSLHIMCHIPVFCWITATVLDHMLTADQRRKLPKTLTDLYSHFLLVQTKRKKNKYDEGHETSPQELTEADRKLLLKLGRLAFEQLEKGNIMFYQEDLEQCGLDVTEASVLSGFCTQIFKRESVMFQKTVYSFVHLSIQEFLAAVYMYHCYTNSNTEILKNFLGEDYKHTSLDDFLKRAMEKSLQSKNGHLDLFVRFLHGLSLESNQILLGSLLGQTKNSPEIIQRIIKNLKEMNSKDISPDRSINIFHCLMEMNDRSVHQEIQEFLKSENRSKKKLSKIHCSALAYMLQMSEEVLDEFDLKKYNTTQEGRRRLIPAVRNCRKAQLSGCGLSVTHCKVVASALKSNPHLTKLDLSENKLSDSGVTPLSAGLESPNCRLKTLRLIGCSLTEISCASLASALKNNPSHLRELDLSGNKLKDLGVNPLCDFLESLQCRLDTLRLIDCSLSAISCASLDSALKYNPSHLRVLDLSENKLKDSGVKHLCDFLKNLDCKLETLRLMNCSLSETSCDSLVSALEANPSHLRELDLSENNLLDPDVKLLSGLKKSPECRLATLSWLSPRLGLP; encoded by the exons atgaagaaagaagaggaagaggaggatggagcagagtctgtactatccagctgtctgtctatgaagagtgaccggtccaGAGGTTTTCCTCtaaacttcagtaatgaacctggaccctcagacacaaa ggattcagaggaagaggaggacggagcagagtctgtaatatccagctgtctgtctatgaagagtgaccggtctaaagaTGATGTTCTACTCTTCAGtgatgaacctggaccctcggacacaaa agagaggaagaggagtgatGTTCCtatggaggagcagctgtcctgctgttctttgtgtcaggatgTCCTGAAGGATgcagtctctaccagctgtggacactggttctgcagacagtgcatcacctcatactgggaccagtctgaTTCAccaggagactcctcctgtccccagtgtgcagaaagatccagaaccagatctgaactacagacagactgtcAGACCAGCACTGGACCCTGcagtggtctgcaggaggttttagatgaacatcagatcagtctcaGCAGCACATTTGAATGTGTaactcaaggaactgatgaagcaggaagtgaaatcctcctcatcagcatcttcactgaggtccacatcacagagggacagagtgaagaggttaatacccaacatgaggtgtggcagcttgaaacagcttccaagatgaagaccctccatgacactccaatcaagtgtcaggacatctttaaagtcttacctgaccaacagaaacacatcagagtcgttctgatgaacggcgtcgctggtgttggaaaaaccttcttagtgcagaagttcactctggactgggcacagcgctccgaaaaccaagatatcagtctgctgattcagTTCTCGTTCAGggcgctgaacttgatcaaagataagCAGTACAGTCTGATCATGCTGATCcgtgttttctatccaacattacagaagctcacagcagagacgctcgctgtctgtaaagttctgttcatctttgacggcctggatgaaagcagactttcactggattttaacaacaggaaggttgtgtctgatgtcacacagaagtcatcagtcagtgtgctgttgacaaacctcTTCATggggaagctgcttccatcagcactcatctggataacttccagacctgcagcagccaatcagatccctccttcatgtgtggacagaGTAACAGAAGTACAAGGCTTCACtgatgagcagaaggaggagtacttcaagaagagattcagtgatgaagagcagtccagcaggatcatctcacacatcaagacatccaggagcctccacatcatgtgtcacattccagtcttctgctggatcactgctacagttctggaccacatgttgactgcAGACCAGAGAAGaaagctgcccaagaccctgactgacctgtactcacacttcctgttggttcagacaaagaggaagaagaacaagtatgatgagggacatgagacgagtccacaggagctgacagaggctgacaggaaacttcttctgaagctggggaggctggcgtttgaacaactggagaaaggaaacatcatgttctaccaagaagacctggagcagtgtggtctggatgtcacagaggcctcagTGTTATCAGGattttgtacacagatcttcaaaagagagagtgtgatgttccagaaaacagtctacagctttgttcatctgagcattcaggagtttctggctgcagtctacatgtaccactgttacaccaacAGCAACACAGAGATACTGAAGAACTTCCTGGGAGAAGACTACAAACACA CCTcactggatgacttcctgaagagagccatggagaaatctctgcaaagtaaaaatggccacctggacctgtttgttcgcttccttcatggcctctctctggagtccaaccagattCTCTTAGGaagcctgctgggtcagacaaaGAACAGTCCAGAAATCATCCAGAGAATCATCAaaaacctgaaggagatgaacagtaAGGATATCTcccctgacagaagcatcaacatcttccactgtctgatggagatgaacgaccgctcagtacatcaggagatccaagagttcctgaagtcagagaacagatcaaagAAAAAACTCTCTaagatccactgctcagctctggcttacatgctgcagatgtcagaggaggttctggatgagtttgatttgaagaagtacaacacaacacaggagggacgacggagactgatcccagctgtgaggaactgcagaaaggcccA actttctggATGTGGACTCTCAGTGACTCACTGTAaagttgtggcctcagctctgaagtccaaccctcatctgacaaaGCTGGACCTGAGTGAGAACAAGCTGTCTGATTCAGGAGTGACACCTCTGTCTGCTGGATtagagagtccaaactgtagactaaagactctgag gttgATAGGCTGCAGTTtaacagagatcagctgtgcttctctggcctcagctctgaagaacaacccctcccatctgagagagctggacctgagtggAAACAAGCTGAAGGATTTAGGAGTGAATCCACTGTGTGATTTCCTGGAGAGTCTACAGTGTAGACTGGACACTCTGAG ATTGAtagactgcagtttgtcagcgatcagctgtgcttctctggactcagctctgaagtacaacccctcccatctgagagtgcTGGATCTGAGTGAGAACAAgctgaaggattcaggagtgaagcatcTGTGTGATTTCCTGAAGAATCTAGACTgtaaactggagactctgag attgatgaactgcagtttgtcagagaccagctgtgattctctggtctcagctttggaggccaacccctcccatctgagagagctggatctgagcgAAAACAACCTGCTGGAtccagatgtgaagctgctgtctggTCTTAAGAAGAGTCCAGAGTGTAGACTGgcgactctgag CTGGTTGTCACCTCGGCTTGGGCTTCCCTGA
- the LOC128377170 gene encoding NLR family CARD domain-containing protein 3-like: MKGEEDEEDGAESLISSCPSMKSDRSKGRVLDFSDEPGPSDTKERKRRAVSVDERLSCCSLCQDVLKDPVSTSCGHWFCRQCITSYWDQSDSSGDSSCPQCAERSRTRPGLQTDSQTSTVQTESGLQEVLDEHQISLSSTCECVTQGTDEGGSEIPLKRIFTEVHITEGQSEEVNTQHEVRQLETAPKMETFHDTPIKCQDIFKVLPDQQKHIRVVLMNGVAGVGKTFLVQKFTLDWAQRFKNQDISLLIQFSFRALNLIKDKQYSLIMLIHVFYPTLQKLTAEMLAVCKVLFIFDGLDESRLSLDFNNSEVVSDVTQKSSVSVLLTNLFMGKLLPSALIWITSRPAAANQIPPSCVDRVTEVRGFTDDQKEEYFRRRFSDEEQSSRIISHIKTSRSLHIMCHIPVFCWITATVLDHMLTPDQRGELPKTLTDMYSYFLLIQTKRKKNKYDEGHETSQQELTEADRKLLLKLGMLAFEQLEKGNILFYQEDLEQCGLDVTEASVLSGFCTQIFKRESVNFLETVYSFVHLSVQEFLAAVYMHHCYTSRKTKVLKDFLGKDYKHKFPASVRNNDSHGPSLDVFLKSAMKKSLLSKNGHLDLFVRFLHGLSLEANQSLLGDLLGQTENSPETIQRVITNLKEMNSDDISPDRSINIFHCLMEMNDRSVHQEIQEFLKSENRSKKKLSKIHCSALAYMLQMSEEVLDELNLKKYNTSVEGRQRLIPVVRNCRSAELSCCGLSETHCEVVASALKSNPHLTDLDLSNNYLSDSGVKHLSTGLESPNCRLKTLRMRDCSLSEISFASLASALKDNPSHLRVLDLSDNNLQDSDMKQLGDFLESPHCRMETLRLKDCRLSKISCAFLVSALKSNPSHLRGLNLRGNNLQDSDVKLLHDLKKSPNCRLETLKLGRSWW; this comes from the exons atgaagggagaggaggacgaggaggatgGAGCAGAGTCTCTAATATCCAGCTGTCCGTCTATGAAGAGCGACCGGTCTAAAGGTCGTGTTCTAGACTTCAGtgatgaacctggaccctcagacacaaa agagaggaagaggagggctgtttctgtggatgagcggctgtcctgctgttctttgtgtcaggacgtcctgaaggatccagtctctaccagctgtggacactggttctgtagacagtgcatcacctcatactgggaccagtctgattcatcaggagactcctcctgtccccagtgtgcagaaagatccagaaccagacctggactgcagacagacagccagaccagcactgtacaaa cagaaagtggtctgcaggaggttttagatgaacatcagatcagtctgagcagcacatgtgaatgtgtaactcaaggaactgatgaaggaggaagtgaAATCCCTCTCAAAAggatcttcactgaggtccacatcacagagggacagagtgaagaggttaatacccaacatgaggtgaggcagcttgaaacagctccCAAGATGGAGACCTTCCATGACAcaccaatcaagtgtcaggacatctttaaagtcttaccggaccaacagaaacacatcagagttgTTCTGATGAAtggcgtcgctggcgttggaaaaaccttcttagtgcagaagttcactctggactgggcacagcgcttcaaaaaccaagatatcagtctgctgattcagTTCTCGTTCAGggcgctgaacttgatcaaagataagcagtacagtctgatcatgctgatccatgttttctatccaacattacagaagctcacagcagagatgctcgctgtctgtaaagtgttgttcatctttgatggtctggatgaaagcagactttcactggattttaacaacagtgaggtcgtgtctgatgtcacacagaagtcatcagtcagcgtgctgttgacaaacctcTTCATggggaagctgcttccatcagctctcatctggataacttccagacctgcagcagccaatcagatccctccttcatgtgtggacagggtaacagaagtacgaggcttcactgatgaccagaaggaggagtacttcaggaggagattcagtgatgaagagcagtccagcagaatcatctcacacatcaagacatccaggagcctccacatcatgtgtcacatcccagtcttctgctggatcactgctacagttctggaccacatgttgactccagaccagagaggagagctgcccaagaccctgactgacatgtactcataCTTCCTGTTgattcagacaaagaggaagaagaacaagtatgatgagggacatgagacgagtcaacaggagctgacggaggctgacaggaaacttcTTTTGAAGCTGGGGatgctggcgtttgaacaactggagaaaggaaacatcctgttttaccaagaagacctggagcagtgtggtcttgatgtcacagaggcctcggtgttatcaggattttgtacacagatcttcaaaagagagagtgtgaacTTCCTGgaaacagtctacagctttgttcatctgagtgttcaggagtttctggctgcagtctacatgcaccactgttacaccagcaggaagacaaaggtactgaaggacttcctgggaAAAGACTACAAACACAAGTTTCCTGCCAGTGTCAGAAACAATGATAGCCATGGCCCATCTTTGGATGTCTTCCTAAAGAGTGCCATGAAGAAATCTCTCCtaagtaaaaatggccacctggacctgtttgtccgttttcttcatggcctctctctggaggcCAACCAGAGTCTCCTAGGAgacctgctgggtcagacagagaacagtccagaaaccatccagagagtcatcaccaacctgaaggagatgaacagtgatgatatctctcctgacagaagcatcaacatcttccactgtctgatggagatgaacgaccgctcagtacatcaggagatccaagagttcctgaagtcagagaacagatcaaagAAGAAACTCTCTaagatccactgctcagctctggcctacatgctgcagatgtcagaggaggttctggatgagttgaacctgaagaagtacaacacatcagttGAGGGACGACAGAGACTGATCCCAGTTGTTAGGAACTGTAGAAGTGCTGA actttcttGTTGTGGACTCTctgagactcactgtgaagttgtggcctcagctctgaagtccaaccctcacctgacagatctggacctgagcaACAACTACCTGTCTGATTCAGGTGTGAAGCATCTGTCtactggactggagagtccaaactgtagactgaagactctgag AATGAgagactgcagtttgtcagagatcagctttGCTTCTCttgcctcagctctgaaggacaacccctcccatctgagagtgcTGGATCTGAgtgacaacaacctgcaggattcagacatGAAGCAGCTGGGTGATTTTCTGGAGAGTCCACATTGTAGaatggagactctgag attgaAGGACTGCAGGTTGTCAAAGATCAGTTGTGCCTTTCTGGTCTCAGcactgaagtccaacccctcccatctgagagggTTGAATCTGAGAGGAAACAACCTACAGGATTCAGATGTAAAGCTGCTACATGATCTTAAgaagagtccaaactgtagactggagactctgaaaCTTGGGAGGAG ctggTGGTAA